From the genome of Lutzomyia longipalpis isolate SR_M1_2022 chromosome 2, ASM2433408v1, one region includes:
- the LOC129790793 gene encoding nuclear hormone receptor HR78 isoform X2, which produces MQTSIKQENQQHSPLKFVSLATGGSGSGGGNAYEEDVPMKYEEKPLLLNVELCLVCGDRASGRHYGAISCEGCKGFFKRSIRKQLGYQCRGTMNCEVTKHHRNRCQYCRLQKCLACGMRSDSVQHERKPILDKKESPVGAGSGGSGGSMGPGSSPGSAGGTNNATSMGATARAPSSSPNYLFFRPPNDFTEPNFTSMMFPVGFNFNDLKATLGQRAFLQQSGVFPGHSTSSPSTSGLQHDDEASDDNNPPNSIFTTAINTLSSLTATSSADFLQAAINKHTIAESLELITNLPFEMSANGARDFVNSDQCPAAAASRDNSSPSGDGSSSPTGPTPLTIDPSDLDPLIPEACVAFSLQIPNVVPAYLNLHYTCETGSRLLFSSVIWVSKLPVFRSLPDDCQVQILRACWTELFVLGLAQSAPQLAFTTIVTSLVNCFKAAVVQKNLTAARIKLMADNISRLCDFVQNIQRIGVDDYEFAALRLLLLFNTDNIRREPMRQSSSLEGIQEIACRCLRAHIDQSHHPSQSDRFAKLLLKLPALRTFNANTMEDLFFANLIGQVQIDNVIPYILKLGVASGIKSETT; this is translated from the exons ATGCAGACGTCGATTAAGCAGGAGAATCAGCAGCACAGCCCCCTTAAGTTTGTCAGCCTCGCAACGGGCGGAAGTGGAAGTGGTGGGGGCAATGCCTACGAGGAGGATGTACCCATGAAGTACGAGGAGAAGCCCCTGCTGCTGAATGTGGAGCTGTGCCTTGTGTGCGGTGACAGGGCATCGGGGCGCCACTATGGGGCAATCAGCTGTGAAGGGTGCAAGGGCTTCTTCAAGCGCTCCATCCGGAAGCAACTTGGCTATCAGTGTCGTGGCACGATGAACTGCGAAGTGACCAAACATCACAGGAATCGCTGCCAGTACTGTCGCCTCCAGAAGTGTCTAGCCTGTGGCATGCGGAGTGACT CTGTTCAGCACGAGCGGAAACCCATTTTGGATAAGAAGGAGTCACCCGTGGGGGCAGGAAGTGGGGGGAGTGGGGGTTCAATGGGTCCCGGATCGAGTCCAGGCAGTGCTGGGGGTACAAACAATGCCACCTCAATGGGTGCAACAGCACGCGCCCCATCATCGAGCCCCAATTACTTGTTCTTTCGCCCACCCAATGACTTCACCGAGCCCAATTTCACCAGTATGATGTTCCCCGTTGGATTCAACTTCAATGACCTCAAGGCAACTCTTGGACAGAGAGCAT TTTTGCAACAAAGCGGCGTCTTCCCCGGACATTCAACCTCATCGCCATCCACGAGTGGCCTGCAGCACGATGATGAGGCGTCTGATGATAACAATCCACCAAATAGTATCTTCACAACGGCAATAAATACCTTGTCGAGTCTAACTGCCACTAGTTCCGCTGATTTTCTCCAGGCCGCTATCAATAAGCACACAATTGCCGAATCGCTGGAGCTCATCACGAACCTCCCGTTCGAGATGAGTGCCAATGGGGCGCGGGATTTCGTGAATAGCGATCAATGCCCCGCCGCGGCGGCGTCACGGGACAATAGTAGCCCCAGTGGGGATGGTAGTTCCTCCCCCACGGGACCCACACCGCTAACAATTGACCCCAGTGACCTGGACCCCCTCATCCCGGAGGCGTGTGTTGCGTTCTCCCTGCAAATACCCAACGTGGTGCCGGCGTACTTAAATCTACACTATACCTGCGAGACGGGATCGCGGTTGCTGTTCTCGTCTGTGATATGGGTGAGCAAGTTGCCCGTCTTCCGGTCGCTACCCGATGACTGCCAAGTGCAAATCCTCCGTGCCTGCTGGACGGAGCTCTTTGTCCTGGGGCTGGCGCAATCAGCACCACAGTTGGCCTTCACCACGATAGTCACATCCCTGGTCAATTGCTTCAAGGCGGCCGTTGTGCAGAAAAATCTCACAGCGGCACGCATAAAGCTCATGGCCGACAATATTTCAAGACTGTGTGATTTTGTACAAAACATTCAGCGGATCGGTGTGGATGACTACGAATTTGCAGCTTTGCGACTTCTTTTGCTCTTCAACACag ACAACATCCGCCGAGAACCGATGCGTCAATCATCATCCCTTGAAGGCATCCAGGAGATCGCCTGCCGCTGCCTGCGTGCCCACATTGACCAAAGTCACCATCCGTCTCAGTCGGATCGTTTCGCCAAATTGTTGCTCAAACTACCCGCTTTAAGGACGTTCAATGCGAACACAATGGAGGACCTGTTTTTCGCCAATCTAATTGGGCAAGTGCAAATTGACAATGTTATCCCCTACATCCTAAAATTGGGGGTAGCCAGTGGG ATTAAATCCGAAACAACTTGA
- the LOC129790793 gene encoding nuclear hormone receptor HR78 isoform X1, with product MQTSIKQENQQHSPLKFVSLATGGSGSGGGNAYEEDVPMKYEEKPLLLNVELCLVCGDRASGRHYGAISCEGCKGFFKRSIRKQLGYQCRGTMNCEVTKHHRNRCQYCRLQKCLACGMRSDYLPRKTIPSAAVQHERKPILDKKESPVGAGSGGSGGSMGPGSSPGSAGGTNNATSMGATARAPSSSPNYLFFRPPNDFTEPNFTSMMFPVGFNFNDLKATLGQRAFLQQSGVFPGHSTSSPSTSGLQHDDEASDDNNPPNSIFTTAINTLSSLTATSSADFLQAAINKHTIAESLELITNLPFEMSANGARDFVNSDQCPAAAASRDNSSPSGDGSSSPTGPTPLTIDPSDLDPLIPEACVAFSLQIPNVVPAYLNLHYTCETGSRLLFSSVIWVSKLPVFRSLPDDCQVQILRACWTELFVLGLAQSAPQLAFTTIVTSLVNCFKAAVVQKNLTAARIKLMADNISRLCDFVQNIQRIGVDDYEFAALRLLLLFNTDNIRREPMRQSSSLEGIQEIACRCLRAHIDQSHHPSQSDRFAKLLLKLPALRTFNANTMEDLFFANLIGQVQIDNVIPYILKLGVASGIKSETT from the exons ATGCAGACGTCGATTAAGCAGGAGAATCAGCAGCACAGCCCCCTTAAGTTTGTCAGCCTCGCAACGGGCGGAAGTGGAAGTGGTGGGGGCAATGCCTACGAGGAGGATGTACCCATGAAGTACGAGGAGAAGCCCCTGCTGCTGAATGTGGAGCTGTGCCTTGTGTGCGGTGACAGGGCATCGGGGCGCCACTATGGGGCAATCAGCTGTGAAGGGTGCAAGGGCTTCTTCAAGCGCTCCATCCGGAAGCAACTTGGCTATCAGTGTCGTGGCACGATGAACTGCGAAGTGACCAAACATCACAGGAATCGCTGCCAGTACTGTCGCCTCCAGAAGTGTCTAGCCTGTGGCATGCGGAGTGACT ACCTTCCTCGTAAAACAATCCCATCCGCAGCTGTTCAGCACGAGCGGAAACCCATTTTGGATAAGAAGGAGTCACCCGTGGGGGCAGGAAGTGGGGGGAGTGGGGGTTCAATGGGTCCCGGATCGAGTCCAGGCAGTGCTGGGGGTACAAACAATGCCACCTCAATGGGTGCAACAGCACGCGCCCCATCATCGAGCCCCAATTACTTGTTCTTTCGCCCACCCAATGACTTCACCGAGCCCAATTTCACCAGTATGATGTTCCCCGTTGGATTCAACTTCAATGACCTCAAGGCAACTCTTGGACAGAGAGCAT TTTTGCAACAAAGCGGCGTCTTCCCCGGACATTCAACCTCATCGCCATCCACGAGTGGCCTGCAGCACGATGATGAGGCGTCTGATGATAACAATCCACCAAATAGTATCTTCACAACGGCAATAAATACCTTGTCGAGTCTAACTGCCACTAGTTCCGCTGATTTTCTCCAGGCCGCTATCAATAAGCACACAATTGCCGAATCGCTGGAGCTCATCACGAACCTCCCGTTCGAGATGAGTGCCAATGGGGCGCGGGATTTCGTGAATAGCGATCAATGCCCCGCCGCGGCGGCGTCACGGGACAATAGTAGCCCCAGTGGGGATGGTAGTTCCTCCCCCACGGGACCCACACCGCTAACAATTGACCCCAGTGACCTGGACCCCCTCATCCCGGAGGCGTGTGTTGCGTTCTCCCTGCAAATACCCAACGTGGTGCCGGCGTACTTAAATCTACACTATACCTGCGAGACGGGATCGCGGTTGCTGTTCTCGTCTGTGATATGGGTGAGCAAGTTGCCCGTCTTCCGGTCGCTACCCGATGACTGCCAAGTGCAAATCCTCCGTGCCTGCTGGACGGAGCTCTTTGTCCTGGGGCTGGCGCAATCAGCACCACAGTTGGCCTTCACCACGATAGTCACATCCCTGGTCAATTGCTTCAAGGCGGCCGTTGTGCAGAAAAATCTCACAGCGGCACGCATAAAGCTCATGGCCGACAATATTTCAAGACTGTGTGATTTTGTACAAAACATTCAGCGGATCGGTGTGGATGACTACGAATTTGCAGCTTTGCGACTTCTTTTGCTCTTCAACACag ACAACATCCGCCGAGAACCGATGCGTCAATCATCATCCCTTGAAGGCATCCAGGAGATCGCCTGCCGCTGCCTGCGTGCCCACATTGACCAAAGTCACCATCCGTCTCAGTCGGATCGTTTCGCCAAATTGTTGCTCAAACTACCCGCTTTAAGGACGTTCAATGCGAACACAATGGAGGACCTGTTTTTCGCCAATCTAATTGGGCAAGTGCAAATTGACAATGTTATCCCCTACATCCTAAAATTGGGGGTAGCCAGTGGG ATTAAATCCGAAACAACTTGA